In Dama dama isolate Ldn47 chromosome 20, ASM3311817v1, whole genome shotgun sequence, a single window of DNA contains:
- the BCL10 gene encoding B-cell lymphoma/leukemia 10, translating into MEPTAPSLTEEDLTEVKKDALENLRVYLCEKIIAERHFDHLRAKKILSREDTEEISCRTSSRKRAGKLLDYLQENPKGLDTLVESIRREKTQNFLIQKITDEVLKLRNIKLEHLKGLKCSSCEPFPDGATNNLSRSNSDESNFSEKLRASTIMYHPEGESSTAPFFSTDSSLNLPVLEVGRTENPTFSSTTLPRPGDPGAPPLPPELQLEEEGNSSEMFLPLRSRAVLRQ; encoded by the exons gcTTTAGAAAATTTGCGTGTATACCTGTGTGAAAAAATCATAGCTGAGAGACATTTTGATCATCTACGAGCAAAAAAAATACTCAGTAGAGAAGACACTGAAGAAATTTCTTGCCGAACGTCAAGTAGAAAAAGGGCTGGAAAACTGTTAGACTACTTACAAGAAAACCCCAAAGGACTGGATACCCTGGTCGAATCTATTCGACGAGAAAAAACACAGAACTTCCTAATACAGAAGATTACAGATGAAGTGCTGAAACTTAGGAATATAAAACTAGAGCATCTGAAAG GACTGAAATGTAGCAGCTGTGAGCCTTTTCCTGATGGAGCCACAAATAACCTCTCTAGATCAAATTCGGATGAGAGTAATTTCTCTGAGAAACTGAGAGCATCCACCATCATGTATCACCCAGAAGGAGAATCCAGCACGGCCCCCTTTTTTTCTACCGATTCTTCTCtgaatttgcctgttctagaaGTAGGCAGAACTGAAAATCCCACCTTCTCTTCAACTACACTTCCAAGAcctggggaccctggggctcctccTTTGCCTCCAGAGCTGCAGTTAGAAGAAGAAGGAAACTCTAGTGAGATGTTTCTTCCCTTACGATCACGCGCTGTTTTGCGGCAATGA
- the C20H1orf52 gene encoding UPF0690 protein C1orf52 homolog translates to MAAEEKDPLSYFAAYGSSSSGSSDEDDNSEPEETSRKAQDPAKSAGGYGNKAEKRLPGPDELFRSVTRPAFLYNPLNKQIDWERHVVKAPEEPPKEFKIWKSNYVPPPETYSTEKKPPPPELDMAIKWSNIYEDNGDDAPQNAKKARLLPEGEETVESDDEKDEHTSKKRKIELGEPTKKKK, encoded by the exons ATGGCAGCGGAGGAGAAGGATCCTCTGAGCTATTTCGCGGCTTACGGGAGCAGCAGCTCAGGCTCCTCGGACGAGGATGATAACAGCGAGCCGGAGGAGACAAGTCGTAAGGCCCAAGATCCAGCGAAGTCGGCCGGCGGCTATGGGAACAAGGCGGAGAAGCGGCTGCCTGGACCAGACGAGCTGTTCCGGAGCGTGACTCGCCCGGCCTTTCTTTACAATCCGCTCAACAAACAGATAGACTGGGAGAGGCACGTCGTCAAAGCTCCAGAGGAG CCTCCAAAGGAATTCAAAATATGGAAGTCAAACTATGTACCACCTCCCGAGACCTACTCTACAGAGAAGAAGCCTCCCCCTCCAGAGCTggatatggcaataaaatggtcTAACATATATGAGGACAATGGTGATGATGCCCCACAGAATGCTAAGAAAGCTAGGCTTCTGCCAGAAGGGGAGGAGACAGTGGAATCAG ATGATGAAAAAGATGAGCATACTTCTAAAAAGCGCAAAATAGAACTGGGAGAaccaacaaagaagaaaaaatag